In Bifidobacterium actinocoloniiforme DSM 22766, a genomic segment contains:
- a CDS encoding nucleoside deaminase yields MTIPWRAPMQGALREAALAQAAGDVPVGAVVLGPDGSVLSRGHNLRQAQGDPLAHAEVEALRAAGSWNLSDCTLVVTLEPCPMCAGAALAAHVGRIVFGAWDPKMGACGSVWDLPRDPHVGARPEVVGGVEEAACTALLAGFFAARR; encoded by the coding sequence ATGACCATCCCCTGGCGCGCCCCCATGCAGGGCGCCTTGCGGGAGGCTGCGCTCGCCCAGGCGGCCGGCGACGTGCCAGTCGGCGCTGTCGTCCTCGGCCCTGATGGCAGCGTCCTGTCCCGTGGCCACAATCTTCGCCAGGCTCAGGGCGATCCGTTGGCCCACGCCGAGGTGGAGGCCTTGCGCGCGGCCGGCTCCTGGAACCTGTCGGATTGCACGCTCGTCGTCACGCTTGAACCCTGCCCCATGTGTGCTGGCGCCGCGCTCGCCGCCCATGTGGGCCGTATCGTCTTCGGTGCCTGGGATCCCAAGATGGGAGCCTGCGGTTCGGTCTGGGACCTGCCCCGCGACCCGCACGTCGGCGCCCGCCCCGAGGTGGTCGGTGGCGTCGAGGAGGCCGCCTGCACCGCCTTGCTCGCTGGTTTTTTCGCAGCCCGGCGTTAA